The genomic window TGTGTCAAGCAGGGTATCCTTTTGTTCAAACAGCTTTACTGGCAAATGCTCACCAACTGACTTGTTGGTCTGCTTCAAGGCCTCTCTGACTTCTGGTACAACATCAATACCGGACCCTTACcaaaactcctcttggatatcctgggGTTGCCCCAAGTCATGGAGAGCGTGCACCTCTGGTTCCACAGAGCCAGTACCTTCATGCATTTCAGCaagtcatagatggggtagatatTGGGGTGGACCTACTCAAAACActggatgtgggtctgggtgcTAGCTGAGTTAGTCAATTCAGGCCTCTGCTGGGACCACTGCCCTCAGGCAAGGGCCGTAGCCCCTCTCCTACATCCACAGCATCAGGTGTTTCACCCACGCCTATGGTGAGAAATGGGATCAGCTCTACTATGTGGGGTGGGGCCAGCGCTCCAGCTGCGAGGCCAGTGTTGGGCAGGACCAGATCTCCGAGTGAAGGGTGGAGCCAGCTCAGCATAACCCTTGGGTTTCAAAAGGCATGATTCTTTCAACCTGCAGGGCTCGCTCGCAAGGTCCCCAGTAGTAATAAGGGTCACAGgttatcaacacagaccccagctatAGTATGGCCTTGGGAGGCAGCGCGAGCCACCCAGATCTGCAAGGCCACAAAGGCAGAAGGGCCCTTGAACACCAACATGGCCAGACCCTGGGCAGTCGTGTGGCCTTTGGGGGCAACACGAGCCACACACATCAACACAGCCCCTGCTATGATAGGACTACAGATCCAGGCGTGGTACTGGGCAGTAGCCTGGGCCGGGAAATCACCATGGCCCCAGGGTGGCAAGTAGGCCACACACATCAGCCTGTTGCTCACCGCCTTGACTTCTTcagtttcccctctccccacagcACATGAGCTGCTCggtctctctttctctaccaTTTCCCCGCCATAGAGTTGCTCATCGTAATGGCACCAGGTGGTCGTCTTCCACCACCCAGGGCCAAGAGGCATTGGGCAGGCCTCTCCTGCTCTTCGTTTTTACTGCAACTTCACTCCGGCGTCAGTGTTCGTAGTCTATTGGATTCCTGTTGCTCTTAATTACTTCATTAAGAGCTTGTTTTGCTCGGTTCCAATTTCGCGTTGTATGAAAGAATATATCCTCTCTTCCTGCTAccctttctaaatatttatttctcttctaCCTCCTATGAGTAAACAATCACTTCAGCTTTTAATACTTAATTAATACTTAATAAATACTTCCCTGACTTTATTCTATACAGATGAACAAAAAGCATCTTTCTTACTTTGTCTTCTTTATTACCGAGTTTCATAGCATGAATATTCTTTTGGGTTTATCTTATTACTTGAAGGTCTGTCCAGTAATTCAGTTCAAATTAGTTCATAGCGCTCTTCCTCGGACAGCTGTTTATTAGTTGATCAAGTGAACGTATCAAGGTCATTAAATCATCCTCATTCGTTTGGGAACAAAGATTGTTTCTGGTTTTTATCGTTTCAAATGCTGCTGCAGAATATAGCTCCGGGTATACAAGCCacagttttattatttatctttactGAAATGAAAAGTGATGCCTAAGATAATTAATAAGTGATGCCTaagataatgtttctttttcaaacatCTCATCCACAAATTCTGTCTTTAATACATTAGCCATGATAGATCATAAATAGCATCATATTAAAATGGCAATGAATTCAGAATTGTGTAGTGAAAGGAATCAAAACCATGCCTCTAATTTCTGTCAGCTTTTCTACAAATCACATTGTTCCCCTTACCACATTCGCTAACCTATCCAAAATGAAAATGACCAGAGTATCCTCCTTTTCTAACACTCCCAAATTTCTAGTAGCGACTATTAAAGTCAGACAGGAATAGTGGGTTATGCCTGTCACTCTAGTGCAGAGGAGGCTGACAGGAGTGTTGAGGGAAAGGGAAGTCCTGAGAAAACGTGTATTGTTTGATGCAGGCATGGTTATGTAAAAACACCAGTGCACCAGCCTCGCGGAGGTGACAGAGCCTCCCTCCACTGAGCTCAGAATGGTGGCAAAGCTTTAATCTGGTCCCAGTAGTGACAGTTTATGCAGGAAACATCCACCACTGCTTTCTTCCCCGTGGCCGGTGCCCCAGAAGTTTCAGCCTGAACATGGGTCCCCTACAGAGACTGCTCCCGCCACAATTAACTGAACTCTAACTTTTAACCTTGACCCAGTTGTACACCAGCCTTCAGCTGCACACAGCTGCCCCATCTTCCGACCAGGAGCTCCATCCAGCAGCTTTGTCCTGGCCCAGTTTTTTGCAGGTGACATAGGTAATCTTGATTAAcaacttgacacacctgggaacAAGCAGTTGCTCCCATCAGATCGGCCCAggagcatgtctgtggggattTTTCTAGACTTctaattgatgtagaagggcccagtccactgtaggCAGTGCTATTCCTAGGCAAATGGGACTGAGCTATAATAAGAAAGTAACAGAGCGTGAGCCAGGAGGTAGCTTGCCTCAATTGGATTAGGCTCGGGtttatgtcttcattttcttcttggcTTCCCGGGATGATAGACTGTAACCTGTAATCTGCAATGAACTCTTtgctccccaagctgcttttggtcagagaGTTTattacaacagaaagcaaaccagaacaACAGGCAAGCCTGGCTTTCCACAGAAATACCCACATGACAAGAAACATGTTTGTTTGCCTCGGTTCGTTCCAGCTAGCAGCGGCTCTCAGACGTGGCTGGGTAGGAGTGTGCTATGCAAACCCTAAAACATGCATACTTGAGACATAAGGAGTCACTAGTCAGAATCACCTGGAAAAATTTGGAGATTTGAGTTTGGAGATTTGTAGTTGAAATACAAGAATTGCACCCATTCGTGTGCAATTCTGCTATTGTTAACTAGACCCGCAGATTAATGTAAAAGAGTGAAACCTTTGATATTGTTTCTATCCCATTATAGAAAAGTATCAAAATCTTAACGATGGGCAATGTTCATTGGCTTCTCTGTCAAGCGAATAGTTTTAGTCTCAGAAAATGTATCGTATCTGAAAGGGGAGAAATGAAGGACTATATTTGTCTCAAAACTCAGGGAATTTAAGTGCCCCCCCCCATCTTGAAGACAAtgagaaataaaggaacaaatATCAATGTTGTGTAAAATCCTACCATTTACAGGAGTGTTTTTGTTTCAACATCAAACACCCACACAGTTTCTCTACTCTAGCTCAGAGCTTTAGTGAATACCACAGTTGGCATTTATTAATACATGAAATTGGAGACATATATTATGGAAATACTGATAATATAAACCATTTTCATATCAAACTTAACATTAAAGATAATACTACAGGATTTTAAGAACACCTCATCAACAGCGTGTTGAACTTCCATGTTCCCTTCATTAGCATTGTTTGTGAAGTTTGGATCAGTGGAATTGATGATAATTGATGTCAGAGCCAATCATATTACAGAACAACAGCTATCACTTTATACCATTAGTCAACATTGCATCTTATCTCTGTAATGGGAGCCTTATTATTTCTGAACACAATTTCATCCAAACTTCCAAGAAATAATCATTGTCATTGGGCTTGCATTATCCTCTTAGACATTTTTTTGGTTGAACAGCTGAACCCACTCTTTGAATGTCTTGCAAGGCATGTCTTCGGAAGACAAAGATTCTGTTTAATACCTTCTCAAAACTGATTCTAAGATTAAACTCTTAACTCCTCAATCACCCAGCATGTCACTTACGTTCAGGAAGATCCAGGAAACATTAGGCAATGTCTTCATGAAGACTAGCCATATATGAAGAGCAGCTGTTCAGTAACAGGTCTGAGTTTCTCTAAGATGGGAGTAGTGATGTTCTGCGCTACacttttcacttatttttctcTTGATCAATGGTTCAATTTCAGTTTTATCTAGTTTTAATATAGCATagtattaaaatgtatttcacaaCTCTGCAAGACCCAAAAGAAATTCCTCAAAGTTAAGCTCACCTCTACTCCCAAAGACTTCGAGAACATCATTTATTTACTACTTGGAAATTAGTCATTTTCATGTCTACACCATAAGTATGTTTTGGAGTCTCCCGGCACCCTTATACTCTGAATTTCAGGTACCTCAACCCAAAGGAGTAGTTGTCCAGAGAGATGGAAATGCCACAGCCCCGCCCCCAACCCTtgggagcagaaagaaaagaattatccTAAGAAATTAGTTAAAAACTTAGGTGGAACGGGCAGAAATAAAACCATAGATACATAGGCTCATGGCTTAGGAGAGCAGAATTTATCTCAAAATGGTAAATAATCTGCTAAAGATTGAAGTAAACCAGTTTGATGAACTCAAATGCCCTCGGCTCAATAGGCAGGACTCTCGGAGGAGCCTGTGTTACTTCCCCCACTTAAGTGCAGATTTGTAATAAAAATCTTAATGCCAGTGGCAAGGTTTTTAGCCACATAAGAAGCTAACCACTTGGAGAATCGACTCTGACGGGTCAGAAAACTGTACAGTCGAAGATCAGTTTATAATTTACgaagaaaatagaaagttttgtttctctgagttgAAATTTGCTGAGCACCGCGGGAAATATTGCAAGTTTTTAACAGAAGGCTTGGTGCTTTGCTTACCATTTGAGATGTGCATGAAGCCCGAGGCTTCAGGGATCAATATTTGAGAGAAATCAAGCAATTCGAAGTAGGGAATTTTGacatttttggctttttttgagGTGTAACAAACACAACTCGGCATCCGAGAGGACACTCCGAGGCTGCCAGCGAGGCGGGCTGGACAGCGCACCAATCACGACGCAGCTCCGCCCTATATAAACGGGCGGGCGCAGCGCCGCGGCCCGAGTCCCGGCCAGTGCCTCTGCTTCCGGCTCGAGTCCTCTCTTCTCACACACGCTTCGCCATGTCCGAGACCGCGCCTGCCGCGCCCGCCGCACCGGCCCCCGCCGAGAAGACCCCCGTAAAGAAGAAGGGCCGCAAGGCTGCAGGTGGCGCCAAACGCAAGGCGTCCGGACCCCCGGTGTCCGAGCTCATCACTAAGGCCGTGGCCGCCTCCAAGGAGCGCAGCGGCGTGTCCCTGGCCGCGCTCAAGAAGGCGCTGGCGGCCGCCGGCTACGATGTGGAGAAGAACAACAGCCGCATCAAGCTGGGGCTCAAGAGCCTGGTGAGCAAGGGCACCCTGGTGCAGACCAAGGGCACCGGCGCCTCCGGCTCCTTCAAGCTCAACAAGAAGGCGGCTTCCGGCGAGTCCAAGCCCAAAGCCAAGAAGACCGGGGCTGCCAAGGCTAAGAAGCCCGCGGGCGCAGCCAAGAAGCCCAAGAAGGCTGCGGGAGCAGCGACTCCGAAGAAAGCCACCAAGAAGACCCCAAAGAAAGCCAAGAAGCCGGCTGCAGCTGCAGGAGCCAAAAAAGCTAAGAGCCCGAAAAAGGCGAAGGCAGCTAAGCCCAAGAAGGCGCCCAAGAGCCCTGCCAAGGCGAAAGCGGTGAAGCCCAAGGCGGCCAAACCAAAAACCGCCAAGCCGAAGGCAGCTAAGCCAAAGAAAACCGCAGccaagaaaaagtaaattttctttGGCCAACTGCTTAGAAGCCCAACAACCCAAAGGCTCTTTTCAGAGCCACCCACAAATCTCAGGGAAGGAGCTGTTGCACTTTCTGTGGGGGCGTGGCTAATGTGGGTGGGCTGGGCTTGCGGGAGCAGAAAGGGACCGGGGGGATCCGGGTGTGGGCGGATAAGTGGGTTTGGGAGTTGTGTAGCAAACCACCTTTCTAAGGACAAATGGTAACTTTCCCAGATCTGTAAAAAAGCCAGACAGCTATGGGAATGAAAGGGTTTAATCTTAAGGTGCTACGATAATAAGCAGAGAACTTTTAAGGACAAGAGTCTAGGTGGTGGGATTGTTAGTATTAGAAAGCTACTCTGATAAAGGGCCTGGCAAGCAACGCCTTAATTTTGTTGCAGTTCTCACTGGTGAGTTACGCACACCGAAACAGTATCCCCTTAAGAAGTTACATACTTCTCAAGTTTTAACAGCGATCGTACTTGAATAGGCTTGCTATAGCAGATTTGTGCAGTTCAGTTCGTACTTCCTGATTGGTGAACGCGAAGTGACAAGGCAGCCAATGAAACCCTAGAGCTTCAAGTGTAGTTTCCGTTCCCATTCGTGACGAAACACTAAAACTAATCCAATCCTGAAGGAAATCTTATTAACCTCATTTGAATACTGCGTAATGTAAGTGGTTATGGTGTAGCTGGTGGTGGGGTGCTTATTTATCCAAATGTTTGTTTAGTCTTCCTGTTGGAATTAAAATTTCGTACAGTGATGCCTGAGCCGACTAAGTCTGCGCTCGCTCCAAAGAAGGACTTCCGCGGTCATCAGTGCGCAGGACAGCAAGGAGTACCGCCAGCTCAGCCGCAAGGAGAGCTATTTAGGTGTACAAGGTGCTGAAGCAGGTGCACCCAGACACGGGCATCTCTTCCCAGGCCCTTGACATCATGAACTCGTATGTCAATAGCATCTTCGAGCTCATAGCCCGAGAGGAGTCACGCCGCGTTTACATAAAACGACCGACCATCACATCTCAGATCTAGACGGCCGTGAGCCTGCGTGGCCCAAGGAGCTGGCCGTCACCAAGTAAATGAGTCGAGTAGGCATTTTTCACTCTTCATTTCAAAGACTTCTGTTTTTCAGAGCTGTGCATCCTTTCAACAAATGGGTTGTAGTTTAAAGTATTTTCAAACTTAAAactttatgttgttgttttttttgtttgttttcccccagTCTGTTGGGCACGTGGCTAGCCAAGTTAGCCTGGAATTCCCACTTTTTTCCCCAAGTGAAAATGATTCGCATGCACTAGCATGCCTGCCTTCGCAGGctgcttgtgtttgtgtgaaatTCGTAATGCTCTGGAAATGGCAATAGCTTCCAGAAACCGCAGATCCACTGGCACGTACAAAGTCCATATAGTTAATTCGCTGTCGCTTAGTTACAGGTACTAAAATTAACTAATGGTGTCGTTTTAAGGGTGCAGCTCTCTGTCCGGGTGCATAGATGTCCAAGTTCCTCTTCTAGAGACTGAATTGGTCATAGACTCCCAAGTTTGCTCTCCCTGAGCACAGCTGAGCATGCTCAAACAATTTCCCTTAGCTTggatcttttccttttcctccccaagctttTTCCTTCTATAAGGTATGTGCTGCTAAAAGAGTATCTAAGACAAGAGTTCCCATAGAAATGTGGGTGCTTGGGCATGATTGCTTTGCAAGCGAGCCAGTTTCGGTGTGACTGGGTTTGCCACTGGCGAAAAGGAAAGCAATCTGGGATGTCTAGGCTCTTTGTTACTGTGTCATTGACAGTTACTTAGTTCATGGTCTTTGAGCAGATTTCAGCAAGTATGTTCCTGGGTGCCCCGCATGATGGCGCGCCTGTGATACCCGGGAAGCAAGAAGCAAGCTGAAGCCAGACAGAGGAAAACCAGGTCTCCCAGGTGTCGCTGTTCACAAGACGAACCGGCACCTCGCAGTCGGGGAAGAGCTGATAGGGgcaaaaacaaatcaagaaaatagaGAGACTGGGAAGGAGTGTGGCtaggaaaaagcaaacacacgATATGGATCAGGCTG from Microtus pennsylvanicus isolate mMicPen1 chromosome 4, mMicPen1.hap1, whole genome shotgun sequence includes these protein-coding regions:
- the H1-4 gene encoding histone H1.4 codes for the protein MSETAPAAPAAPAPAEKTPVKKKGRKAAGGAKRKASGPPVSELITKAVAASKERSGVSLAALKKALAAAGYDVEKNNSRIKLGLKSLVSKGTLVQTKGTGASGSFKLNKKAASGESKPKAKKTGAAKAKKPAGAAKKPKKAAGAATPKKATKKTPKKAKKPAAAAGAKKAKSPKKAKAAKPKKAPKSPAKAKAVKPKAAKPKTAKPKAAKPKKTAAKKK